A genomic window from Solanum stenotomum isolate F172 chromosome 10, ASM1918654v1, whole genome shotgun sequence includes:
- the LOC125842630 gene encoding probable ADP-ribosylation factor GTPase-activating protein AGD11: MSIHHQGNVDSNNVTGSCLYELLQMESSANCSGHQPERRNRSSSPRHRLQRLLSESGNRFCADCGSPDPKWVSINLGVFICIKCSGVHRSLGVHISKVLSVKLDEWTDDQVDSMIEMGGNSAANMKYEAAIPDSYRKPRPEALIEVRTDFIRRKYELQQFLNSDEQMICPFPPSSSSHYNSLSLTCSLALDKRNYEKQSTGHRIHGIGHAFRNSWRRKESEHRSTKKSNSMAGMVEFIGLIKVNVVRGTNLAVRDVVTSDPYVILSLGSQSVKTRVIKNNLNPVWNEKLMLSIPENVPPLKMLVYDKDTFTTDDFMGEAEIDIEPLVTAAKASENSTLSESMPLGKWKASKDNTLVKDGMISLIDGKVKQEISVKLQNVERGVLEIELECVPLTQ, from the exons ATGTCTATTCATCATCAGGGAAATGTTGATAGCAACAATGTTACAG GTTCTTGCCTTTACGAACTTCTGCAAATGGAATCATCTGCAAATTGTAGCGGTCATCAACCAGAAAGACGAAACCGTTCTTCAA GTCCTCGACATAGACTACAGAGGCTGTTGAGTGAATCTGGCAATAGATTTTGTGCAGATTGTGGATCTCCAGATCCAAAATGGGT ATCAATAAATCTTGGAGTTTTTATATGTATCAAGTGCTCCGGAGTACATCGAAGCCTTGGAGTGCACATATCAAAG GTTCTGTCAGTGAAGCTCGATGAGTGGACAGATGACCAGGTTGATAGTATGATAGAGATGGGTGGAAATAGTGCAGCAAATATGAAGTATGAAGCTGCCATTCCTGATAGTTACAGGAAGCCCAGACCCGAGGCTTTGATAGAAGTGCGTACTGACTTTATCAG GAGAAAATATGAGCTGCAGCAATTTCTAAACTCTGATGAACAGATGATTTGCCCCTTCCCACCGTCATCGTCTTCACATTACAATTCTTTAAGCCTTACTTGTAGTTTGGCTCTGGATAAGAGGAATTATGAGAAACAATCGACTGGACATCGCATCCATGGCATAGGGCATGCATTTCGCAATAGCTGGAGACGGAAAGAATCTGAACATAGAAGCACCAAGAAAAGTAATTCAAtg GCAGGTATGGTTGAGTTCATAGGATTGATAAAAGTCAATGTGGTGAGAGGGACCAACCTAGCTGTCCGTGATGTTGTAACAAGTGATCCTTACGTAATTCTCTCCTTGGGAAGCCAG TCCGTCAAGACACGTGTTATAAAGAACAATCTTAACCCAGTCTGGAATGAAAAGCTAATGTTGTCAATTCCAGAAAATGTTCCTCCTTTGAAAATG CTAGTCTACGACAAGGATACATTTACAACGGACGACTTCATGGGGGAAGCTGAGATTGATATCGAGCCCCTTGTTACTGCAGCAAAAGCATCTGAAAATTCAACACTTAGTGAATCAATGCCGCTTGGGAAATGGAAAGCTAGCAAAGACAACACTCTAGTTAAAGATGGCATGATTAGTCTAATAGATGGAAAAGTGAAACAAGAGATCAGTGTGAAGCTACAGAATGTTGAAAGGGGAGTACTTGAGATTGAGCTTGAATGTGTTCCTCTCACGCAATAG